A region of Vitis vinifera cultivar Pinot Noir 40024 chromosome 15, ASM3070453v1 DNA encodes the following proteins:
- the LOC100260889 gene encoding homeobox-leucine zipper protein ANTHOCYANINLESS 2 isoform X1: MSFGGFLDNSSGGGGARIVADIPYSNNMATGAIAQPRLVSPSLAKSMFSSPGLSLALQTSMEGQGEVTRLAENFESGGGRRSREDEHESRSGSDNMDGASGDDQDAADNPPRKKRYHRHTPQQIQELEALFKECPHPDEKQRLELSRRLSLETRQVKFWFQNRRTQMKTQLERHENSILRQENDKLRAENMSIRDAMRNPICTNCGGPAIIGDISLEEQHLRIENARLKDELDRVCALAGKFLGRPISSLASSMAPAMPSSSLELGVGSNGFGGLSTVATTLPLGHDFGGGISSTLPVAPPTSTTGVTGLERSLERSMFLELALAAMDELVKMAQTDEPLWVRSLEGGREILNLEEYMRTFTPCIGMKPSGFVTESTRETGMVIINSLALVETLMDSNRWAEMFPCMIARTSTTDVISSGMGGTRNGALQLMHAELQVLSPLVPVREVNFLRFCKQHAEGVWAVVDVSIDTIRETSVAPTFVNCRRLPSGCVVQDMPNGYSKVTWVEHAEYDESAVHQLYRPLLGSGMGFGAQRWVATLQRQCECLAILMSSTVPTRDHTAAITAGGRRSMLKLAQRMTDNFCAGVCASTVHKWNKLCAGNVDEDVRVMTRKSVDDPGEPPGIVLSAATSVWLPVSPQRLFDFLRDERLRSEWDILSNGGPMQEMAHIAKGQDHGNCVSLLRASAMNANQSSMLILQETCIDAAGSLVVYAPVDIPAMHVVMNGGDSAYVALLPSGFAIVPDGPGSRGPNSGVHTNSGGPNRVSGSLLTVAFQILVNSLPTAKLTVESVETVNNLISCTVQKIKAALHCES, translated from the exons ATGAGTTTTGGGGGTTTTCTTGACAATAGTTCTGGTGGCGGTGGTGCAAGAATCGTGGCTGATATACCTTACAGCAACAACATGGCCACTGGTGCAATCGCTCAGCCACGCCTTGTCTCTCCATCTCTTGccaagtccatgttcagctcGCCTGGACTCTCTCTTGCTCTC CAAACTAGTATGGAGGGTCAAGGTGAGGTGACTCGACTGGCAGAAAATTTTGAGTCCGGTGGTGGCAGAAGAAGCAGAGAAGATGAGCATGAGAGCAGATCTGGAAGTGATAACATGGACGGTGCTTCTGGGGACGATCAGGATGCTGCCGACAACCCACCAAGGAAGAAGAGATACCACCGACACACGCCTCAGCAAATCCAAGAACTTGAAGC TCTGTTCAAGGAGTGTCCTCATCCTGATGAAAAGCAAAGGTTGGAACTCAGCAGAAGGCTTAGCTTGGAGACCAGGCAAGTGAAGTTCTGGTTCCAAAATCGCCGTACCCAGATGAAG ACCCAATTGGAACGACATGAGAACTCAATTCTTagacaagaaaatgataaaCTTCGGGCTGAAAACATGTCGATAAGGGATGCTATGAGGAACCCAATTTGCACCAACTGTGGTGGTCCGGCAATTATTGGTGACATATCTCTAGAGGAGCAGCATCTTCGGATTGAGAATGCCCGCTTAAAGGATGAATTAGATCGGGTTTGTGCGCTTGCAGGCAAGTTCTTGGGCCGTCCCATTTCATCATTGGCTTCTTCTATGGCCCCAGCAATGCCCAGCTCTAGTTTGGAACTTGGAGTTGGAAGCAATGGTTTTGGTGGTTTGAGCACTGTAGCAACAACATTGCCTTTGGGACATGATTTTGGAGGTGGGATTTCAAGCACGTTGCCTGTGGCGCCTCCAACATCAACGACTGGTGTAACAGGCTTGGAGCGGTCTTTGGAGAGATCTATGTTTCTAGAGCTTGCTTTAGCTGCTATGGATGAATTGGTTAAGATGGCTCAGACTGATGAGCCTTTATGGGTCAGGAGCTTGGAAGGGGGACGGGAAATATTGAACCTTGAGGAATACATGAGAACATTTACCCCTTGCATTGGCATGAAGCCCAGTGGCTTTGTCACCGAGTCTACAAGGGAGACTGGTATGGTAATCATCAACAGCTTGGCTCTTGTTGAGACATTAATGGACTCG AATCGATGGGCAGAGATGTTTCCATGTATGATTGCCAGAACCTCTACTACTGATGTGATATCAAGTGGCATGGGGGGGACCAGAAATGGTGCACTTCAGCTG aTGCATGCTGAACTCCAAGTCCTTTCACCTTTGGTTCCTGTTCGCGAGGTAAACTTCCTCCGCTTCTGCAAGCAGCACGCCGAGGGCGTGTGGGCTGTGGTTGATGTATCCATCGATACAATTCGAGAAACATCGGTTGCACCAACATTTGTGAACTGCAGGAGGCTTCCTTCTGGCTGTGTAGTGCAAGATATGCCCAATGGGTACTCCAAG GTTACATGGGTTGAGCATGCAGAATACGATGAGAGTGCAGTCCACCAGCTCTACCGGCCACTACTTGGTTCTGGCATGGGGTTCGGTGCCCAGAGGTGGGTGGCCACCCTTCAAAGGCAGTGCGAGTGTCTCGCCATACTCATGTCCTCCACCGTGCCCACCCGGGATCACACAG CAGCAATAACTGCAGGCGGGCGGCGGAGCATGCTGAAGCTGGCCCAACGAATGACCGACAACTTCTGCGCCGGTGTCTGCGCTTCAACAGTCCACAAATGGAACAAGCTGTGCGCCGGCAACGTGGACGAAGACGTGCGAGTAATGACCAGAAAGAGCGTGGACGATCCCGGGGAGCCACCGGGCATTGTGCTGAGTGCAGCAACCTCGGTCTGGCTGCCGGTGTCTCCTCAGAGGCTCTTCGACTTCCTCCGCGATGAACGGCTGAGAAGCGAGTGGGACATCCTATCCAACGGCGGACCCATGCAGGAGATGGCCCATATCGCTAAGGGCCAAGATCATGGCAACTGCGTCTCCCTACTCAGAGCCAGT GCAATGAACGCGAACCAGAGCAGTATGCTGATTCTGCAGGAGACTTGCATCGACGCGGCTGGGTCGCTTGTGGTGTACGCGCCCGTTGACATCCCCGCCATGCACGTTGTGATGAACGGTGGAGATTCCGCCTACGTGGCTCTCCTCCCATCTGGGTTCGCCATCGTCCCTGATGGGCCTGGCTCTCGCGGGCCCAACTCTGGGGTCCACACCAACAGCGGAGGCCCAAATAGAGTCAGTGGGTCCCTTCTCACCGTGGCTTTCCAGATCCTTGTGAACAGTTTGCCTACGGCCAAGCTCACGGTAGAGTCGGTGGAGACTGTCAACAATCTCATCTCCTGCACCGTTCAGAAGATCAAGGCCGCCCTTCACTGCGAAAGCTGA
- the LOC100260889 gene encoding homeobox-leucine zipper protein ANTHOCYANINLESS 2 isoform X2, producing MSFGGFLDNSSGGGGARIVADIPYSNNMATGAIAQPRLVSPSLAKSMFSSPGLSLALQTSMEGQGEVTRLAENFESGGGRRSREDEHESRSGSDNMDGASGDDQDAADNPPRKKRYHRHTPQQIQELEALFKECPHPDEKQRLELSRRLSLETRQVKFWFQNRRTQMKTQLERHENSILRQENDKLRAENMSIRDAMRNPICTNCGGPAIIGDISLEEQHLRIENARLKDELDRVCALAGKFLGRPISSLASSMAPAMPSSSLELGVGSNGFGGLSTVATTLPLGHDFGGGISSTLPVAPPTSTTGVTGLERSLERSMFLELALAAMDELVKMAQTDEPLWVRSLEGGREILNLEEYMRTFTPCIGMKPSGFVTESTRETGMVIINSLALVETLMDSNRWAEMFPCMIARTSTTDVISSGMGGTRNGALQLMHAELQVLSPLVPVREVNFLRFCKQHAEGVWAVVDVSIDTIRETSVAPTFVNCRRLPSGCVVQDMPNGYSKVTWVEHAEYDESAVHQLYRPLLGSGMGFGAQRWVATLQRQCECLAILMSSTVPTRDHTAITAGGRRSMLKLAQRMTDNFCAGVCASTVHKWNKLCAGNVDEDVRVMTRKSVDDPGEPPGIVLSAATSVWLPVSPQRLFDFLRDERLRSEWDILSNGGPMQEMAHIAKGQDHGNCVSLLRASAMNANQSSMLILQETCIDAAGSLVVYAPVDIPAMHVVMNGGDSAYVALLPSGFAIVPDGPGSRGPNSGVHTNSGGPNRVSGSLLTVAFQILVNSLPTAKLTVESVETVNNLISCTVQKIKAALHCES from the exons ATGAGTTTTGGGGGTTTTCTTGACAATAGTTCTGGTGGCGGTGGTGCAAGAATCGTGGCTGATATACCTTACAGCAACAACATGGCCACTGGTGCAATCGCTCAGCCACGCCTTGTCTCTCCATCTCTTGccaagtccatgttcagctcGCCTGGACTCTCTCTTGCTCTC CAAACTAGTATGGAGGGTCAAGGTGAGGTGACTCGACTGGCAGAAAATTTTGAGTCCGGTGGTGGCAGAAGAAGCAGAGAAGATGAGCATGAGAGCAGATCTGGAAGTGATAACATGGACGGTGCTTCTGGGGACGATCAGGATGCTGCCGACAACCCACCAAGGAAGAAGAGATACCACCGACACACGCCTCAGCAAATCCAAGAACTTGAAGC TCTGTTCAAGGAGTGTCCTCATCCTGATGAAAAGCAAAGGTTGGAACTCAGCAGAAGGCTTAGCTTGGAGACCAGGCAAGTGAAGTTCTGGTTCCAAAATCGCCGTACCCAGATGAAG ACCCAATTGGAACGACATGAGAACTCAATTCTTagacaagaaaatgataaaCTTCGGGCTGAAAACATGTCGATAAGGGATGCTATGAGGAACCCAATTTGCACCAACTGTGGTGGTCCGGCAATTATTGGTGACATATCTCTAGAGGAGCAGCATCTTCGGATTGAGAATGCCCGCTTAAAGGATGAATTAGATCGGGTTTGTGCGCTTGCAGGCAAGTTCTTGGGCCGTCCCATTTCATCATTGGCTTCTTCTATGGCCCCAGCAATGCCCAGCTCTAGTTTGGAACTTGGAGTTGGAAGCAATGGTTTTGGTGGTTTGAGCACTGTAGCAACAACATTGCCTTTGGGACATGATTTTGGAGGTGGGATTTCAAGCACGTTGCCTGTGGCGCCTCCAACATCAACGACTGGTGTAACAGGCTTGGAGCGGTCTTTGGAGAGATCTATGTTTCTAGAGCTTGCTTTAGCTGCTATGGATGAATTGGTTAAGATGGCTCAGACTGATGAGCCTTTATGGGTCAGGAGCTTGGAAGGGGGACGGGAAATATTGAACCTTGAGGAATACATGAGAACATTTACCCCTTGCATTGGCATGAAGCCCAGTGGCTTTGTCACCGAGTCTACAAGGGAGACTGGTATGGTAATCATCAACAGCTTGGCTCTTGTTGAGACATTAATGGACTCG AATCGATGGGCAGAGATGTTTCCATGTATGATTGCCAGAACCTCTACTACTGATGTGATATCAAGTGGCATGGGGGGGACCAGAAATGGTGCACTTCAGCTG aTGCATGCTGAACTCCAAGTCCTTTCACCTTTGGTTCCTGTTCGCGAGGTAAACTTCCTCCGCTTCTGCAAGCAGCACGCCGAGGGCGTGTGGGCTGTGGTTGATGTATCCATCGATACAATTCGAGAAACATCGGTTGCACCAACATTTGTGAACTGCAGGAGGCTTCCTTCTGGCTGTGTAGTGCAAGATATGCCCAATGGGTACTCCAAG GTTACATGGGTTGAGCATGCAGAATACGATGAGAGTGCAGTCCACCAGCTCTACCGGCCACTACTTGGTTCTGGCATGGGGTTCGGTGCCCAGAGGTGGGTGGCCACCCTTCAAAGGCAGTGCGAGTGTCTCGCCATACTCATGTCCTCCACCGTGCCCACCCGGGATCACACAG CAATAACTGCAGGCGGGCGGCGGAGCATGCTGAAGCTGGCCCAACGAATGACCGACAACTTCTGCGCCGGTGTCTGCGCTTCAACAGTCCACAAATGGAACAAGCTGTGCGCCGGCAACGTGGACGAAGACGTGCGAGTAATGACCAGAAAGAGCGTGGACGATCCCGGGGAGCCACCGGGCATTGTGCTGAGTGCAGCAACCTCGGTCTGGCTGCCGGTGTCTCCTCAGAGGCTCTTCGACTTCCTCCGCGATGAACGGCTGAGAAGCGAGTGGGACATCCTATCCAACGGCGGACCCATGCAGGAGATGGCCCATATCGCTAAGGGCCAAGATCATGGCAACTGCGTCTCCCTACTCAGAGCCAGT GCAATGAACGCGAACCAGAGCAGTATGCTGATTCTGCAGGAGACTTGCATCGACGCGGCTGGGTCGCTTGTGGTGTACGCGCCCGTTGACATCCCCGCCATGCACGTTGTGATGAACGGTGGAGATTCCGCCTACGTGGCTCTCCTCCCATCTGGGTTCGCCATCGTCCCTGATGGGCCTGGCTCTCGCGGGCCCAACTCTGGGGTCCACACCAACAGCGGAGGCCCAAATAGAGTCAGTGGGTCCCTTCTCACCGTGGCTTTCCAGATCCTTGTGAACAGTTTGCCTACGGCCAAGCTCACGGTAGAGTCGGTGGAGACTGTCAACAATCTCATCTCCTGCACCGTTCAGAAGATCAAGGCCGCCCTTCACTGCGAAAGCTGA